Proteins from a genomic interval of Medicago truncatula cultivar Jemalong A17 chromosome 3, MtrunA17r5.0-ANR, whole genome shotgun sequence:
- the LOC11446526 gene encoding ent-kaurene synthase, chloroplastic: MSLPHFSTHLPCFSSTSDSSMIASALKKKNNSTTALCFEDTKERIKNIFKKVELSISSYDTAWVAMIPSSTSPHAPFFPQCLNWLLDNQLVDGSWGLPDRHPLLMNDSLLSTLACILALKQWNIAEDKINKGLEFIESNFTSIIDDQQQHPIGFDILFPSLIEYAHSLGINIAIRSTTLEAIIQKRDRELKRGFECNSEGWKAYLAYVSEGMLNSMDFNTIIKYQRKNGSLFNSPATTAAVFQHSNNADCLSYLQSVLQKFGNAVPTVYPLDIYGRLYMIDSLERLGIDRHFEKEIQSVLDETYRYWLQEEEDIFLDPTTCAMAFRILRLNGYDVSSDPFYQYSEDKFANSLKGYLKDVSAVLELYKASQVIIHPDESVLFKQSSWTRHFLEQDSSTYQLYADKLRIYVDNEVNEVLNFPQHKNLERMLNRRSVEHYNANETRILKTSYRSCNLASKEILKLAVGDFNLCQSIHNQELKQLEGWIVENRLDKLKFARQKQAYCYFIGAATLFSPELSDSRLALAKSTVLVTVVDDFFDVGSSEEEQLNIIQLFKIWDVDVDTVCCSEAVKIIFSAMRSTICEFGEKSVKRQGRNVTENLIKIWSNMIQSMFIEAEWSRSKTIPTIDVYMENACETFGLEPLILTALYLLGPKLSDDVATNKELNYILKTTSICGRLLNDIQTFKREFEQGKLNAVTLHMVHGNGVVTVEDAIDKLKSVVEENRMELLRLVLQEKGSLVPRPCKDVFWKMMKASYLFYDENDKFTLNEMYSTVNAVIKDPIFLNELLGDSKKHTLSKALVV; encoded by the exons ATGTCTCTTCCACACTTCAGCACTCATCTTCCTTGCTTTTCTTCAACTTCAG ATTCTTCTATGATTGCATCAGCtctaaagaagaagaataacaGCACTACAGCTTTG TGTTTTGAAGACACTAAAGAAAGAATCAAGAACATTTTCAAGAAGGTTGAACTTTCAATTTCCTCATATGATACAGCATGGGTGGCCATGATTCCTTCTTCCACGTCGCCTCACGCCCCATTTTTCCCTCAGTGCTTGAATTGGTTACTAGATAATCAACTTGTGGATGGCTCCTGGGGTCTTCCCGATCGCCATCCACTGTTGATGAATGATTCTCTCTTGTCCACCTTAGCATGTATCCTTGCATTAAAGCAATGGAATATTGCGGAAGATAAGATAAACAAGG GACTTGAATTCATTGAGTCAAATTTTACTTCAATCATTGATGACCAGCAACAGCATCCCATAGGATTTGATATACTTTTTCCTTCATTGATTGAATATGCACACAGTTTGGGCATTAACATTGCAATTAGATCTACAACCTTGGAAGCAATAATCCAGAAGAGGGACAGAGAACTCAAAAG AGGCTTTGAATGCAATTCAGAAGGGTGGAAAGCATATCTAGCATATGTATCCGAAGGAATGTTGAACTCAATGGACTTTAATACAATCATAAAGTATCAAAGAAAGAATGGATCTTTATTTAATTCACCAGCTACGACAGCAGCTGTTTTCCAGCACTCAAACAATGCTGACTGTCTTAGTTACCTTCAATCAGTTTTACAAAAGTTTGGTAATGCAG ttCCAACAGTTTATCCTCTAGACATATATGGCCGTCTCTATATGATTGATAGTCTTGAAAGATTGGGCATTGATCGTCATTTCGAAAAGGAAATTCAAAGTGTATTGGATGAAACATACAG atattggctacaagaagaagaagatatatTTTTAGATCCAACAACCTGTGCAATGGCGTTTCGAATATTGCGTCTCAATGGTTATGATGTATCTTCAG ATCCATTTTATCAATATTCAGAAGATAAATTTGCCAATTCCTTGAAAGGGTATTTGAAGGATGTTAGTGCTGTTTTAGAGCTATATAAGGCTTCGCAAGTCATTATACATCCTGATGAATCAGTTTTGTTTAAACAAAGTTCTTGGACAAGACATTTTTTGGAGCAAGATTCTTCCACTTACCAATTGTACGCTGATAAACTTCGGATTTATGTTGATAACGAG GTCAATGAAGTTCTTAACTTTccacaacataaaaatttggaGCGTATGTTGAACAGGAGATCAGTGGAGCATTACAATGCAAACGAAACAAGGATTTTGAAAACATCATACAG ATCTTGCAATCTTGCAAGCAAAGAAATTCTGAAGCTGGCAGTAGGAGACTTCAATCTCTGCCAATCAATACACAATCAAGAGTTGAAACAACTTGAAGg GTGGATTGTTGAAAATAGACTagacaaattaaaatttgcaaggCAGAAACAAGCATATTGTTACTTCATCGGTGCAGCTACTCTTTTTTCCCCCGAACTATCTGATTCTCGCTTAGCTTTGGCAAAAAGTACGGTGCTTGTAACAGTTGTTGATGATTTCTTTGATGTTGGGAGTTCTGAAGAAGAGCAATTGAACATCATTCAACTATTCAAGAT TTGGGATGTAGATGTTGATACTGTTTGTTGCTCCGAGGCAGTTAAGATAATATTTTCTGCAATGCGTAGCACAAtttgtgagtttggagagaAATCTGTCAAGCGGCAAGGACGCAATGTGACAGAAAATCTTATCAAGATT TGGTCAAATATGATTCAGTCTATGTTTATAGAAGCTGAGTGGTCAAGAAGCAAAACCATTCCAACAATAGATGTTTATATGGAAAATGCATGTGAAACATTTGGCTTGGAACCACTTATTCTAACAGCACTCTATCTTCTTGGACCAAAGCTTTCAGATGATGTTGCTACAAATAAGGAATTGAATTATATCTTAAAGACGACGAGTATATGCGGGCGTCTTCTGAATGATATTCAAACATTTAAG AGAGAATTCGAGCAAGGGAAACTGAATGCAGTGACTTTGCATATGGTTCATGGTAATGGAGTTGTTACCGTCGAAGACGCCATTGATAAGTTGAAGAGTGTTGTGGAGGAAAACAGAATGGAACTTCTGAGATTAGTTTTGCAGGAAAAAGGAAGCTTAGTTCCAAGACCTTGCAAGGATGTGTTTTGGAAAATGATGAAAGCGTCGTACCTATTTTACGATGAGAATGATAAATTTACATTAAATGAGATGTACTCTACTGTTAATGCAGTAATTAAAGATCCAATTTTTCTTAATGAATTGTTGGGTGATTCTAAGAAACACACCCTCTCAAAAGCACTAGTGGTGTGA